In the Phycisphaerales bacterium genome, one interval contains:
- a CDS encoding ketopantoate reductase C-terminal domain-containing protein, which translates to MKSWLGEARKQAIMSHAVLKNVSVIGAGGIGCAIAHALRAGDVDITLVESDAEKVRWGKANGVGIDGQSCFPINIVSFEQWSPPTSSEDSLVVLCTKCYDNQLVLSRLCQETDVVPIQNGFDRQLMDRVNHEGIASFVSECHAGQTQTRITRKGELHLGRSGDCQSQIMHPMREALAQVLSEHGSFDVLEVNDVRPFKYAKVMYNAAISPLAAVTGLDNSKLLTLGPARRLFFAFLRENYRILKAAGIELGKVGPFYPQTVNRILSVPFLARAMAVPFSASLRNTYCSMSGDIERGQTEIRNFNGHLIDVAGHEPCELNRRACDLVERMAAVRATPALHFLDEMASVASVSQPESEGGVQ; encoded by the coding sequence GTGAAGTCTTGGCTCGGTGAAGCACGAAAGCAAGCAATCATGTCGCACGCAGTGTTGAAGAATGTCAGCGTTATTGGAGCAGGTGGCATTGGCTGCGCGATTGCTCATGCGCTGAGAGCTGGTGATGTTGATATCACGCTGGTCGAAAGCGACGCAGAGAAAGTACGTTGGGGCAAGGCCAATGGCGTCGGCATCGATGGTCAGTCATGTTTCCCCATCAATATCGTTTCATTTGAGCAATGGTCACCGCCAACGTCATCTGAGGATAGTTTGGTCGTGCTTTGCACGAAATGCTATGACAATCAGTTGGTCTTGAGCCGTCTTTGCCAAGAGACTGATGTGGTTCCGATTCAAAATGGGTTTGATCGACAACTTATGGATCGTGTGAATCATGAAGGAATCGCTTCGTTTGTATCTGAGTGTCACGCAGGCCAAACTCAGACGCGGATCACACGAAAAGGTGAACTTCATCTTGGGCGCAGTGGTGATTGTCAGTCGCAAATCATGCATCCAATGCGAGAGGCACTGGCGCAGGTGCTTTCAGAGCACGGTTCTTTTGACGTGCTCGAGGTTAATGACGTGCGGCCTTTTAAGTATGCCAAAGTGATGTATAACGCCGCCATTAGTCCATTGGCGGCGGTGACTGGTCTCGATAACAGCAAACTCTTGACGCTGGGTCCCGCGCGACGTCTGTTCTTTGCGTTTTTGCGTGAGAACTACCGTATTCTCAAAGCGGCGGGTATTGAGTTGGGCAAAGTTGGTCCGTTTTATCCGCAGACCGTCAATCGTATTTTGAGTGTGCCATTCTTAGCGAGGGCCATGGCGGTGCCATTTTCTGCTTCACTGCGCAATACCTATTGTTCGATGTCTGGCGATATTGAGCGTGGACAAACAGAAATCCGTAACTTCAATGGTCATCTCATTGATGTGGCTGGACACGAGCCTTGTGAGCTTAATCGCCGCGCCTGTGATCTTGTGGAGCGCATGGCGGCGGTGCGAGCAACTCCGGCACTTCATTTTCTCGATGAGATGGCAAGTGTCGCTTCAGTCTCACAACCTGAATCAGAAGGTGGGGTTCAATGA
- a CDS encoding right-handed parallel beta-helix repeat-containing protein: MRDTLNRRLLFAAITLAIATPVALAKTYTVNFDGSQDYTTIQAAINAAGNGDKVKVYPGTYQETIDFKGKRITVFGKDGASDTKIDAQFQGSAVTFDSSEGRNSELRGFTIIHGSGTWGSYNGDSGYAGGGVYISSTDPTIRDCVFQYNQAKFGGGAGIGFQSEPLFKNCTFRDNQAYGGGLGGAVYALLSKPTFKDTSFKFNSSTLDGGAIFTNNCDIKIDKCTFLKNTADQDGGGMQNYYSDVEIDDSNFKKNQAASGGGGVALDESVAEIRKSKFQKNIAGAAGGVGVIEGYLEMVDCDVKKNEADGYYVYVPELSKYAGGVGIFDSGFKLQDTKITKNSADQCGGVGIYDSIGKINDCTVEDNGKHGIYILDNGGNVDLRDSKVCDNSGQDVKGPFDDLGGNSICDE; the protein is encoded by the coding sequence ATGAGAGATACACTAAATCGAAGACTGTTGTTCGCAGCGATCACACTCGCAATAGCGACGCCAGTGGCACTTGCTAAAACCTACACTGTTAACTTTGACGGTAGCCAGGACTACACAACAATCCAAGCTGCTATCAATGCTGCTGGCAATGGTGATAAGGTCAAGGTCTATCCTGGCACGTATCAGGAAACCATCGATTTCAAGGGAAAGCGCATCACTGTCTTTGGTAAGGACGGCGCCAGTGACACAAAGATAGACGCACAGTTTCAAGGCTCAGCTGTGACCTTTGATTCAAGCGAAGGAAGAAACTCTGAACTGCGCGGGTTTACCATCATTCACGGTAGCGGTACTTGGGGCAGCTACAACGGCGACTCTGGCTACGCAGGCGGAGGGGTTTACATCTCAAGTACTGATCCAACTATTCGTGATTGCGTGTTTCAATACAACCAGGCCAAGTTCGGAGGCGGCGCTGGCATCGGCTTTCAATCGGAGCCACTCTTCAAGAACTGTACGTTTCGGGACAACCAAGCATACGGCGGTGGTCTTGGTGGCGCGGTCTACGCACTTCTAAGCAAACCGACTTTCAAAGACACGTCTTTTAAATTTAACTCCTCAACACTCGATGGAGGCGCCATCTTCACCAACAACTGTGACATCAAGATCGACAAATGCACGTTTTTGAAGAACACGGCCGATCAGGATGGTGGAGGCATGCAAAACTACTATTCCGACGTCGAGATCGATGACAGTAATTTCAAGAAGAACCAGGCAGCTTCTGGTGGTGGTGGCGTGGCCTTAGATGAGTCGGTTGCCGAGATCAGAAAAAGTAAATTCCAGAAGAATATTGCTGGCGCAGCAGGGGGCGTTGGTGTGATTGAAGGCTATCTTGAGATGGTCGACTGTGATGTTAAGAAGAACGAAGCTGATGGCTACTACGTCTACGTACCAGAGCTTTCAAAGTACGCGGGCGGGGTGGGGATTTTTGACTCGGGCTTCAAGCTTCAAGATACGAAGATCACCAAAAATTCAGCAGATCAATGTGGTGGCGTTGGCATCTATGACAGCATCGGAAAAATAAACGACTGCACTGTCGAAGATAACGGCAAACACGGCATCTACATTCTGGACAACGGCGGCAATGTCGACTTAAGAGACAGCAAGGTTTGTGATAACAGTGGCCAAGATGTCAAAGGCCCCTTTGATGACCTTGGCGGCAACAGCATCTGCGACGAGTAA
- a CDS encoding SDR family oxidoreductase → MSHTFHQKTALITGASAGIGAEFARQLSAQGANLILVARRADRLEDLGKELTETHGIKCTVLAMDLADTTSSDALFEATQNIDVDILVNNAGYALKSTFSRVTAKDVADQLQVMLVSLTELCHLYLPSMRQREYGRIINVASLAAFTPDFSGSLYPPIKAYALRLSRSLSLELRGTNVHVTALCPGYTYSEFHDVQGTRDKMNRMPRFMWMDSDKVVRQGLRAVEQGKPVHINGLVNRLIAGMCTVIPHGMMHGMMPGGSTSRKRAKLIKQRKNQKSSGENT, encoded by the coding sequence ATGAGCCATACATTTCACCAAAAAACAGCTTTGATCACTGGCGCCTCTGCTGGCATCGGCGCTGAGTTTGCACGCCAACTCTCAGCCCAAGGAGCCAATCTTATTTTGGTGGCGAGGCGTGCTGATCGGCTCGAAGATCTGGGCAAAGAGCTCACGGAAACACATGGCATCAAGTGCACTGTCTTGGCGATGGATTTGGCTGATACCACATCCTCTGATGCACTCTTTGAAGCCACCCAGAACATCGATGTCGACATTCTTGTCAATAATGCAGGCTATGCGTTGAAATCAACCTTTTCGAGGGTGACCGCCAAGGACGTTGCGGATCAACTCCAAGTCATGCTCGTATCACTGACCGAACTCTGTCACCTTTACTTACCAAGTATGAGACAACGCGAATATGGCCGCATTATCAACGTCGCCTCTCTGGCTGCCTTTACACCTGATTTTTCCGGCAGCCTCTATCCACCGATCAAGGCGTACGCACTGCGACTTTCTCGCTCTCTCTCACTTGAACTACGCGGAACCAATGTGCATGTCACAGCGCTCTGTCCTGGCTATACCTATTCTGAATTCCATGATGTGCAGGGCACGCGCGACAAAATGAATCGAATGCCTCGATTCATGTGGATGGATAGCGACAAAGTTGTTCGCCAAGGTTTGCGAGCTGTTGAACAAGGTAAACCCGTACACATCAACGGCCTGGTCAACCGTTTGATCGCTGGCATGTGCACGGTAATTCCACATGGCATGATGCATGGCATGATGCCAGGCGGATCAACCTCGCGAAAACGGGCCAAGCTCATTAAGCAAAGAAAAAACCAGAAGTCTTCAGGAGAGAACACTTGA
- a CDS encoding aldose 1-epimerase, whose protein sequence is MSSTPPPYDAIKTTRDGVELLELVCNHTNTCVSICPAAGMCVVGMTVAEKEYVHLPLPLGEFVASQHTGGIPLLYPWANRLRSDHYEVNGQAVNLADHALVHRDGNGLPMHGLLVRFDQWKIDSLTATDKSADLHCHIDWAEHEALMAAFPFEHRLSLAMSLKKQTLAIEVTVTPTSKNSVPISFGWHPYLKLAGSKRDDWKMTTPSLKQVTLDAQNLPVHPLSEKPAPDFSGEFALRGHQFDDLFAGMGDDSTAHMSGPDSSIMVAFKHHYQWMQIFSPTDASYCCVEPMTSLTAQLSDNPTGLPQAQPAAPWSARFEISVNKTDV, encoded by the coding sequence TTGAGCTCAACTCCACCACCTTATGACGCGATCAAAACAACACGCGACGGCGTTGAGTTATTGGAGCTTGTCTGCAATCACACCAATACATGCGTCTCGATTTGCCCCGCTGCTGGCATGTGTGTTGTTGGCATGACCGTTGCAGAGAAAGAATACGTCCATCTACCTCTACCACTCGGTGAATTTGTGGCCAGCCAGCACACAGGGGGCATCCCCCTGCTCTATCCATGGGCAAACCGCTTGCGCAGTGACCACTACGAAGTAAATGGCCAAGCCGTCAATCTGGCTGACCATGCCTTGGTCCACCGTGACGGCAATGGATTGCCCATGCATGGCCTCCTCGTACGTTTTGATCAATGGAAGATCGACTCACTCACTGCAACTGACAAGTCCGCCGACCTACATTGCCACATCGACTGGGCTGAACATGAAGCGCTCATGGCCGCGTTTCCTTTTGAACATCGTCTTTCATTAGCAATGTCTCTAAAAAAACAAACACTAGCTATTGAGGTCACCGTCACACCAACAAGCAAAAACAGTGTGCCGATTTCATTTGGCTGGCATCCGTACCTCAAGCTCGCTGGTTCAAAACGCGATGATTGGAAGATGACCACCCCTTCACTAAAACAAGTGACCTTGGATGCCCAGAATCTACCTGTTCATCCACTAAGCGAAAAACCGGCTCCAGACTTCTCTGGTGAGTTTGCTCTAAGAGGACATCAGTTCGATGACTTGTTTGCGGGCATGGGTGATGATTCAACGGCCCATATGAGTGGCCCAGACAGTTCAATAATGGTCGCCTTTAAACACCATTACCAGTGGATGCAGATCTTCTCACCAACTGATGCAAGTTACTGCTGCGTTGAACCAATGACTTCACTCACCGCACAACTCAGCGACAATCCCACTGGACTACCCCAAGCTCAACCAGCGGCTCCCTGGTCTGCTCGGTTTGAAATTTCAGTTAATAAAACCGACGTCTGA
- a CDS encoding right-handed parallel beta-helix repeat-containing protein: MKRLLPTLCISLCVSVAHAETRYVCASGTCPSPRYWTIQSAIDASSDGDVIEIAAGNYFPLAVITIFNKTITIRGETDASGQPLTVISGWDVAPAEEFFSEGGVIHCSGIVGADTVLENLIIRDGDAHRGGGMYCMAGPTLRNCHFINNQGASGGGVYFSDWGMYSTPVFENCTFVDNRAMSLDGYGGAGGAVLLSGEDGNGPTFYECQFTGNTAEHQGGGVWIGRSEGTFKSCLFSDNEAGESGGGLWYYGTVWQPVLVMHCVFERNTASQGGGIFAKSGINGIFLYVHDSDVNLNRAMLEGGGMYISHYEEDLGHIFAHVIDIELSRFVENEAGTTGGGIHCDNYASPTIKQCTIKKNTAMAGGGLDSHSTSLPSVEDTLFCGNATPQRQGPWLDLGGNSFEDFCATDCPADITRDGYVDVHDFSVLLVHFGHEGVSPADINGDLMVDVQDFTYLLINWGNPCN, encoded by the coding sequence ATGAAACGCCTTCTCCCCACACTCTGTATTAGTCTTTGTGTAAGTGTAGCTCATGCGGAGACACGGTATGTCTGCGCGAGTGGAACTTGTCCATCGCCTCGCTACTGGACCATTCAATCAGCAATTGATGCAAGCAGTGATGGTGATGTGATCGAAATTGCGGCAGGCAATTATTTTCCATTGGCAGTGATTACAATCTTTAATAAAACAATTACGATTCGTGGTGAAACAGATGCTAGTGGTCAGCCACTGACGGTAATCAGTGGTTGGGATGTGGCCCCTGCAGAGGAGTTTTTCTCCGAAGGCGGTGTTATTCATTGCAGTGGGATTGTAGGTGCAGATACCGTGTTAGAGAATCTGATTATTCGTGATGGGGATGCACATCGTGGCGGTGGCATGTATTGCATGGCAGGACCGACACTGCGCAACTGTCACTTTATAAACAACCAAGGGGCGAGCGGCGGCGGCGTCTATTTCTCAGACTGGGGAATGTATAGCACCCCAGTGTTTGAGAATTGTACTTTCGTAGACAACCGTGCCATGAGTCTCGATGGATATGGTGGAGCTGGTGGAGCGGTTCTACTGTCAGGTGAAGATGGCAACGGGCCGACCTTTTACGAGTGTCAATTCACAGGCAACACTGCTGAACATCAAGGTGGTGGTGTTTGGATTGGGCGGAGCGAGGGGACCTTCAAGTCTTGCTTGTTTTCCGACAATGAGGCGGGCGAATCTGGTGGAGGCCTCTGGTATTATGGAACTGTTTGGCAGCCGGTACTGGTCATGCACTGTGTGTTTGAGCGCAACACCGCCAGTCAGGGAGGTGGGATATTTGCCAAGTCTGGTATAAACGGCATCTTTCTATACGTGCATGACAGTGATGTTAATTTGAATCGTGCAATGCTCGAAGGTGGAGGCATGTATATCTCACACTATGAAGAAGATCTAGGCCATATATTCGCTCACGTTATTGATATCGAGCTTTCACGCTTCGTTGAAAATGAAGCTGGGACCACAGGTGGTGGCATCCATTGTGATAACTATGCGTCACCGACGATTAAACAATGCACAATTAAGAAGAACACAGCGATGGCAGGTGGAGGACTTGACAGCCACAGTACATCGCTGCCTTCGGTAGAGGACACGCTCTTTTGTGGTAATGCAACGCCACAACGGCAAGGCCCCTGGTTGGACTTAGGTGGCAACTCATTTGAAGACTTCTGTGCCACTGATTGCCCTGCTGATATCACCCGTGATGGTTATGTCGATGTTCATGATTTCAGCGTCTTGCTTGTTCATTTTGGACATGAGGGTGTGTCTCCCGCAGATATCAATGGAGACTTGATGGTTGACGTACAGGACTTCACTTATCTCCTGATTAACTGGGGTAATCCCTGCAACTGA
- a CDS encoding NAD-dependent epimerase/dehydratase family protein, translating into MTKEPGLILVTGGAGFIGTQLVEQLVQAGRQVRVLDKPGVDVSHLPTDRVEIAHVDICDPQGVMQATKGCDVVLHLAANPNLWDRNPRTFEEVNHQGTRHVLAAAHQQGARRTVYVSTESILAPPGLKGVITEDTVTTLNEMIGPYCRSKWQAEQAAFEAAQAGQPVIVVRPSIPVGAGDRGMVPLSRMMCDYINGRIKGYMAGELNLIDVGDVAAGIWAAAVHGTPGQPYLLVNENWTVQQLINYLAALLDRKPPKLRVPYAVALAYAHFEELLMRVRRNGIPMATVTGVRLTQRRFHFDGRQSFEKLQLMPMRSCRDSIVEAIAWYQQGGHIQIDQPLCSVSEVAKHQ; encoded by the coding sequence ATGACCAAAGAGCCGGGTCTTATTTTAGTGACCGGTGGCGCTGGCTTTATTGGCACCCAACTTGTTGAGCAGCTTGTTCAAGCGGGGCGACAGGTTCGTGTACTGGATAAGCCAGGTGTCGATGTGAGTCACTTGCCAACTGATCGAGTTGAGATTGCCCACGTTGATATTTGTGATCCCCAAGGGGTGATGCAGGCGACGAAGGGGTGTGATGTGGTCTTGCATTTGGCGGCCAATCCTAATCTTTGGGATCGAAATCCACGCACATTTGAAGAGGTTAATCATCAAGGTACGCGTCATGTCTTAGCAGCAGCTCATCAACAAGGAGCGCGGCGAACGGTTTATGTTTCAACAGAGTCAATCTTGGCGCCTCCGGGTTTGAAGGGGGTCATCACCGAAGACACGGTGACGACGCTCAATGAAATGATTGGTCCCTACTGCCGCAGTAAATGGCAGGCTGAACAGGCTGCCTTTGAAGCGGCTCAAGCGGGGCAGCCAGTCATCGTCGTTCGGCCAAGTATTCCGGTTGGCGCTGGCGATCGCGGTATGGTGCCGCTCTCTCGGATGATGTGTGACTATATCAATGGGCGCATTAAAGGATATATGGCTGGTGAACTGAACCTCATCGATGTGGGTGATGTGGCGGCAGGTATTTGGGCGGCCGCTGTGCACGGAACACCTGGTCAGCCTTATCTGCTTGTCAATGAAAACTGGACGGTTCAGCAGTTAATCAATTATCTGGCTGCGTTGCTTGATCGAAAGCCGCCAAAGTTGCGGGTTCCTTATGCAGTTGCTTTGGCTTATGCCCATTTTGAAGAGTTACTGATGCGGGTGCGTCGCAATGGTATTCCAATGGCGACCGTGACGGGTGTGCGACTGACGCAGCGTCGTTTTCACTTTGATGGACGCCAGTCGTTTGAGAAGTTGCAGTTGATGCCAATGCGGAGCTGTCGGGACTCCATTGTGGAGGCGATTGCTTGGTACCAACAGGGTGGGCATATTCAGATTGATCAGCCACTGTGCAGCGTCAGCGAAGTCGCAAAGCATCAATAG
- a CDS encoding aminotransferase class I/II-fold pyridoxal phosphate-dependent enzyme, translating to MRFKQFVMERMQSLYENDVDFNLTESGWHPLSIRQVVPEEVIESLIDLELGYGYSHGKHDLRQRIADWYPSDVTADHVMVSNGSAEANMVIMLSMLDPGDELVLMGPNYMQIDGLTRGLDINVKTLSLRPELDWLPDMDEAKKLITDRTAMISICNPNNPTGQIMPPEIMQALGALAQKHGAYLHADEIYRGSELSGTDTPSVRELGAHTLATGGLSKTMGLPGLRIGWVIAEPDIIHQCWHHKDYTSITSSTLCQAIATYVLEPTTRKRICDRSRTVLGRNIKIFQDWMDRYPGVFSWLPPKAGGMGFVKYDLPMGSSELSDELRINESVFVVAGDCFGFDKYLRFAIGMESDHFAAGLERVSEGLARLFPKRIMAEVS from the coding sequence ATGCGATTCAAACAGTTTGTAATGGAGCGAATGCAATCGCTTTACGAAAATGACGTTGACTTTAACCTCACTGAGAGTGGATGGCATCCACTTTCTATTCGCCAAGTGGTACCGGAAGAGGTGATTGAGAGCCTGATCGATCTCGAGTTGGGTTATGGGTACAGCCACGGTAAGCATGATCTGCGTCAGCGCATCGCCGACTGGTATCCCAGTGATGTGACGGCCGATCACGTGATGGTGAGTAACGGTTCTGCCGAAGCGAATATGGTCATCATGCTCAGCATGCTCGACCCAGGAGACGAGTTGGTCTTAATGGGTCCAAACTACATGCAAATCGATGGCTTGACGCGCGGTTTAGATATTAATGTAAAGACATTGTCGTTGCGCCCAGAGTTGGACTGGCTGCCGGATATGGATGAAGCGAAAAAACTGATCACTGATCGCACCGCCATGATTAGTATCTGCAACCCGAATAATCCAACCGGTCAAATTATGCCGCCGGAGATCATGCAAGCTTTGGGTGCCTTGGCTCAGAAGCACGGCGCTTACTTGCACGCCGATGAGATTTACCGTGGTTCAGAACTTAGTGGCACAGACACACCATCAGTGCGCGAGCTCGGTGCGCATACATTGGCTACTGGTGGACTCTCGAAAACCATGGGACTACCCGGACTGCGTATTGGTTGGGTTATTGCAGAGCCAGACATTATTCATCAATGCTGGCATCACAAAGACTACACTTCAATTACCAGCTCGACGTTGTGCCAGGCGATTGCGACGTATGTACTTGAGCCAACGACGCGCAAGCGCATTTGTGATCGCAGTCGTACGGTGTTGGGCAGAAACATCAAAATCTTCCAGGACTGGATGGACCGCTATCCAGGTGTCTTCTCATGGCTGCCACCGAAGGCCGGAGGGATGGGTTTTGTGAAGTATGACTTGCCGATGGGTTCTTCAGAGCTTTCGGATGAGCTGCGTATCAACGAGAGTGTCTTTGTGGTGGCCGGTGACTGCTTTGGCTTCGACAAATATCTGCGCTTCGCTATCGGTATGGAGTCAGACCATTTTGCGGCAGGTCTAGAGCGCGTCAGTGAGGGATTGGCCCGCCTCTTTCCGAAGCGCATCATGGCAGAGGTGAGCTGA
- a CDS encoding sulfatase, with the protein MKHTQLSLLLPFWLVLLITCTAHGHHAAFYKKTFEAVRSADFTGVEKLFAPEVWSGQAGEMTPQQLQQRIRSGTVSKLYETMSRSEREHRVLVTFLITYPDQRPDEQILLLAKRVGQSGNTDPYAWQIVEVSTDVAHAETFLTRALPRFAEKPDQAPPTSSAPNIIIIVSDDAGFADFSLHGSKDFPTPNIDRIAETGVRFSQGYVSASVCSPSRAGLLTGRYQQRFGHHHNIPPKYSEVNGLPVEEVTIADALKAQGYRTIALGKWHLGYAPHFHPLSRGFDDFYGFLQGARSFYPTTGKKHTKLNRLLRDREPIDEDFTYMTDALGQEAAAYIDRHAQKPFFMYLSFNAVHTPLHATKEKLDKTNPELSAKRRKLAAMTMSMDDAVGKVLQALDRNHIADNTIVVFLNDNGGQTLAGADNTPLRGKKGQTYEGGIRVPFAARWPATWPAGVVYKHPVSALDLFPTALNAASVGYATQTPRLDGIDLSPMLTGDRELAPNRALFWKQKKNAAVRQGHWKLVQFNGGDFELYNLTDDISEEHDLAASQPEVVESLKKLKDDWAEDHEDPRW; encoded by the coding sequence ATGAAACATACGCAACTCTCTCTTCTGCTGCCCTTTTGGCTGGTGCTGCTGATCACATGCACGGCTCATGGACACCATGCAGCGTTCTATAAGAAAACATTCGAAGCAGTGCGTAGCGCTGACTTTACTGGTGTTGAGAAGCTCTTTGCACCGGAGGTATGGTCCGGCCAGGCTGGCGAGATGACCCCGCAGCAGTTGCAGCAGCGAATAAGATCGGGGACGGTCAGCAAACTCTACGAGACCATGAGCAGGAGCGAACGTGAGCACCGCGTCTTGGTCACTTTTCTCATCACATATCCCGATCAGCGCCCCGATGAGCAGATCCTGCTGCTGGCAAAACGGGTTGGCCAATCGGGCAACACAGATCCCTACGCATGGCAAATCGTTGAAGTATCAACCGATGTCGCCCACGCTGAAACATTTCTGACCCGTGCACTTCCCCGCTTTGCTGAAAAACCAGATCAGGCCCCTCCAACATCATCAGCCCCCAACATCATCATCATTGTCTCAGATGATGCGGGCTTCGCTGACTTCTCTCTGCATGGCAGCAAAGACTTCCCCACACCCAACATCGACCGCATTGCTGAAACGGGCGTCCGTTTTAGTCAGGGTTATGTCTCCGCATCGGTGTGCAGCCCCAGCCGCGCCGGCCTTTTGACTGGTCGCTACCAACAGCGATTTGGACATCACCACAACATTCCACCCAAATATTCTGAAGTCAATGGCCTGCCGGTCGAAGAAGTCACCATCGCCGATGCATTAAAAGCCCAAGGCTATCGCACCATTGCACTGGGTAAGTGGCACCTTGGTTATGCGCCGCATTTCCATCCCTTATCCCGTGGCTTTGATGATTTCTATGGTTTCTTACAAGGCGCGCGCAGCTTCTATCCAACGACTGGAAAGAAGCACACCAAGCTCAACCGACTGCTTCGCGATCGTGAGCCAATTGATGAAGACTTCACTTACATGACTGATGCCCTTGGCCAAGAAGCCGCGGCTTATATTGATCGACATGCTCAAAAACCTTTCTTTATGTACTTGTCCTTTAATGCGGTACACACACCACTACACGCGACCAAAGAGAAGCTTGATAAAACCAATCCCGAGCTCAGCGCCAAGCGGCGCAAGCTAGCGGCCATGACGATGTCGATGGATGATGCGGTTGGCAAAGTACTCCAGGCGCTTGATCGCAACCACATTGCAGACAATACCATCGTTGTCTTCCTCAATGACAATGGTGGACAGACCTTAGCGGGCGCCGACAACACGCCTTTGCGCGGAAAGAAGGGACAAACTTATGAAGGAGGTATTCGGGTTCCATTCGCAGCGCGGTGGCCAGCGACCTGGCCTGCTGGCGTTGTGTACAAGCATCCGGTCAGTGCCTTAGATCTTTTTCCAACCGCGCTGAACGCTGCCTCCGTTGGCTATGCAACCCAAACACCTCGGCTCGATGGTATTGATCTGTCTCCCATGCTCACTGGTGATCGCGAGCTGGCTCCCAATCGCGCCCTCTTCTGGAAACAAAAGAAGAATGCTGCGGTCCGCCAAGGTCACTGGAAGCTGGTCCAATTCAATGGCGGTGATTTCGAGCTCTACAACCTCACTGATGACATCAGCGAAGAACATGATCTTGCCGCAAGTCAGCCCGAAGTTGTCGAATCACTTAAGAAACTCAAAGATGATTGGGCTGAGGATCATGAAGACCCCCGCTGGTAA